In Leptospira saintgironsiae, one genomic interval encodes:
- a CDS encoding caspase family protein — protein MKSLISIIGISLFLFSTDVFAQKRFGLIFGSNYKGNKAGIPELNLCEADAKYLHDEIKRVGKFDEIKIVLGQDVTKNNIQKEIKALASKAKADDTVFLYFSGHGAFQRDEKAKNGMRNLIICYDRPHLSDDELNDYLEGIKSPKTVFVFDCCFSGGIAKKGKATRGSTNVPIPEGSDGTVKQDSQDFFFQDKAIISSADDNQTAIEVGGTINHGIFTYNFGKALSNGDLNQDNVITALEAFFASKDETVNMAKKYDHEQVPQISGNASGIFLAGEKKPDPPKPVEPVKPPVNPTPIPDVQPPKPEPETPVVTNEEPPVVPTNLKGDLVIKTTIIQDRAYAVSDLPPEIRITSGKKRVGNRSIRVLIDDKEVDKTITTESSNYWGAVKRMGKLIPGATYTLTVKGVPAGVHKVTIQADDYPEVQKTQAVLPNKRNDLEVVTSMTGYGAIRGKVFYRTLDNPVLNQPIFMPTITSVSGIQKLNTDQNGNFWFTNLKPGEYEIKATFAEDLNLNNADIKVREGEVTEVDIILNVKLPSTKTKY, from the coding sequence TTGAAATCCTTAATTTCCATAATCGGAATTTCCCTCTTTTTGTTTTCTACAGATGTGTTCGCACAGAAAAGGTTCGGCCTTATCTTCGGATCCAACTATAAAGGAAACAAAGCCGGAATCCCTGAATTAAATCTTTGTGAGGCTGACGCCAAATATCTACACGATGAGATCAAACGTGTAGGAAAATTCGACGAGATCAAAATTGTTTTGGGTCAAGACGTAACCAAAAACAATATCCAAAAAGAAATTAAGGCTCTTGCTTCTAAAGCAAAAGCAGATGATACAGTATTTCTTTATTTCTCAGGTCACGGCGCTTTTCAAAGAGATGAAAAAGCAAAGAACGGAATGAGGAACCTGATTATCTGTTATGATAGGCCTCACCTTTCTGATGATGAGTTGAATGATTATTTAGAAGGTATTAAATCTCCTAAAACCGTTTTCGTTTTTGACTGTTGTTTCTCTGGAGGAATCGCTAAAAAAGGAAAGGCAACCAGAGGTTCTACTAACGTTCCAATTCCAGAAGGAAGTGATGGAACAGTTAAACAAGACTCTCAGGACTTTTTCTTCCAAGATAAGGCGATCATTTCCAGCGCGGATGATAACCAAACTGCGATCGAAGTCGGCGGAACAATCAATCACGGGATCTTTACTTATAATTTCGGAAAGGCTCTTTCTAACGGGGACTTAAACCAGGACAATGTGATCACTGCACTCGAAGCCTTCTTCGCTTCTAAAGATGAAACAGTGAATATGGCTAAAAAGTATGATCACGAACAAGTACCTCAGATTTCGGGTAACGCGTCCGGTATCTTCTTAGCTGGAGAAAAAAAGCCTGATCCTCCAAAACCTGTAGAGCCTGTTAAACCTCCTGTAAATCCTACTCCAATTCCGGATGTTCAACCTCCTAAACCAGAGCCTGAAACTCCAGTTGTAACGAACGAAGAACCTCCGGTTGTTCCTACAAATTTGAAAGGTGACTTGGTTATCAAGACTACAATCATCCAAGACAGAGCTTATGCAGTATCCGATCTTCCTCCAGAGATCCGTATAACTTCTGGAAAGAAGAGAGTTGGGAATCGTTCTATCAGAGTACTTATTGACGATAAGGAAGTGGATAAGACTATCACTACTGAATCTTCCAATTATTGGGGAGCAGTGAAAAGAATGGGGAAACTCATTCCAGGCGCGACTTATACTTTGACTGTAAAAGGTGTACCAGCTGGTGTTCATAAGGTAACCATCCAAGCGGATGATTATCCTGAAGTCCAAAAGACTCAGGCAGTTCTTCCTAATAAGAGAAATGATCTGGAAGTTGTAACTTCTATGACAGGTTATGGAGCTATCCGAGGAAAAGTATTCTACAGAACCTTGGACAACCCTGTACTTAACCAGCCGATCTTTATGCCTACAATTACAAGTGTAAGCGGTATCCAAAAATTGAATACTGACCAAAACGGTAACTTCTGGTTTACGAATTTAAAACCGGGAGAGTATGAGATCAAGGCTACATTCGCAGAAGATCTAAACTTAAATAATGCTGATATTAAGGTGAGAGAGGGAGAAGTAACGGAAGTGGATATTATCCTGAACGTTAAGTTACCTTCTACAAAAACTAAATACTAA
- a CDS encoding MutS family DNA mismatch repair protein: MNATSRVHRLGSEISRLGRIIQKEESTLSLLSTFRILSFLFFISWIVGVYLLRTVSDLYYLPSILILVVFYRLLSAYQKRREKIRRLHVWTDFLTSQISRIQLDGKHYPKSKREYYKNLVLESGLPSWTKDLDFLGEKGIFSRIDTTVIQKGTSKFLESFLETPEESKVIARQTAIIGLSKRAKVLQKLLRQFRLYEASFPARREGEEEKLPSYIPKIGNLQPERSEKNKIDFPFNLFEEEPNDFWKSSFGKVSGALRVLFPIWLALVWLLVLGSFLFGQSWGFGIFILHSAFFGSYRNRSLKMLQPIAEDSETLEELGKLLLYIRSSNLSGTNGEVFLSNWKKKDLKNSWKQFLKISNLAAYTQSPLAHAFLNILFFFDLWIWRRYISWWNKDGASLKASMSDLAELDSLLPLANLSWIEPGFTFPKLEKSNTTIHAKDLVHPLIPSDKRVSNDLEHMQPGKLLLLTGSNMSGKTTYLRALGISGIFAMAGGPVPASEFITPILEVHSSIRNEDSVEEGISFFYAEVRRLGKILQEVKNSQKGRLVLLDEILKGTNSRERTIACKGILKKLRQYGVFGIITTHDLELADLPELSLFHFREEIENGKMTFDYKIRSGIVQSSNALEVLRLEGLDLD, encoded by the coding sequence ATGAACGCCACGAGTAGGGTCCACCGACTCGGATCCGAAATTTCCCGCCTGGGCAGGATCATCCAAAAAGAAGAATCCACCCTTTCTCTATTATCCACTTTCAGAATACTTTCCTTCTTATTCTTTATTTCCTGGATTGTCGGAGTTTATCTCTTACGAACTGTATCTGATCTATATTATTTACCTTCTATACTTATCTTAGTCGTATTCTATCGTTTATTGTCTGCATACCAAAAGAGAAGAGAGAAGATCAGAAGGTTACATGTCTGGACTGATTTTTTAACCTCTCAGATATCCAGGATCCAATTGGATGGAAAACATTATCCAAAGTCCAAAAGAGAATATTATAAAAATCTGGTATTAGAGTCAGGGCTTCCTTCTTGGACCAAAGATTTAGATTTTTTAGGGGAGAAGGGGATCTTTTCCAGAATAGACACCACCGTTATTCAAAAAGGAACTTCTAAATTTTTAGAAAGTTTTTTAGAAACTCCAGAAGAATCAAAAGTAATCGCAAGACAAACTGCAATTATTGGCCTTTCTAAAAGAGCAAAGGTTTTACAAAAGTTACTCAGACAATTTAGATTATACGAGGCTTCTTTCCCGGCAAGAAGAGAAGGAGAAGAAGAGAAACTTCCTTCTTATATTCCTAAGATCGGGAATTTACAACCAGAACGTTCTGAAAAGAATAAGATAGATTTTCCATTCAATTTATTTGAAGAAGAGCCAAATGATTTTTGGAAATCTTCTTTTGGAAAAGTTTCAGGAGCGCTTAGAGTTTTATTTCCGATTTGGCTAGCTCTTGTTTGGCTTTTAGTATTAGGAAGTTTTCTATTTGGGCAAAGCTGGGGATTTGGGATCTTTATTCTTCATTCAGCATTTTTCGGATCTTATAGAAATAGATCCTTAAAAATGTTACAACCAATTGCGGAAGATTCTGAAACGTTAGAAGAATTAGGAAAACTTCTTCTCTATATACGCTCTTCTAATCTTTCCGGAACAAACGGAGAAGTTTTCTTATCCAATTGGAAAAAGAAAGATCTCAAAAATTCTTGGAAACAATTTCTTAAAATTTCCAATCTGGCAGCTTATACCCAGTCTCCTTTAGCACATGCATTCTTAAATATTCTATTTTTCTTTGATCTTTGGATATGGAGAAGATACATTTCTTGGTGGAATAAGGATGGAGCTTCTCTAAAAGCATCTATGTCGGATCTTGCAGAGCTAGATTCTTTACTTCCTCTTGCAAATTTAAGCTGGATAGAACCTGGATTTACTTTTCCTAAATTAGAAAAATCAAATACAACGATCCATGCTAAAGATCTTGTACATCCACTAATTCCTTCTGACAAAAGAGTTTCGAATGATCTGGAACACATGCAACCAGGGAAACTTCTTCTTTTAACCGGATCGAATATGTCTGGAAAAACTACCTACTTAAGAGCTTTAGGAATTTCAGGAATATTTGCGATGGCAGGAGGACCTGTACCTGCTTCTGAATTTATAACTCCTATCTTAGAAGTACATTCTAGTATCCGAAACGAAGACTCTGTAGAAGAAGGGATCTCTTTCTTTTACGCGGAAGTCAGACGCCTAGGAAAAATATTACAAGAAGTCAAAAATTCCCAAAAAGGCAGATTAGTACTGTTAGATGAGATCCTAAAAGGTACGAATTCAAGAGAAAGAACAATCGCCTGCAAAGGGATCTTAAAGAAGTTAAGACAGTACGGAGTTTTCGGGATTATTACAACTCATGATTTGGAATTAGCAGACTTGCCTGAGCTTTCTTTATTTCATTTCAGAGAAGAGATCGAGAATGGAAAAATGACTTTCGATTATAAGATTAGATCCGGAATAGTCCAGTCTAGCAACGCTTTAGAAGTATTAAGGTTAGAAGGTTTGGATCTGGACTAA
- a CDS encoding LTA synthase family protein, with the protein MKRLPSNLKLIGGYAIYFVLILILYKSAFLWVYSYRLEGAETKDVLWAILVGLRFDISVIGMILGPFAFLSCLPYINRFKFFNFFWGYFPILISVWMLSHLIADIVYFENANKHIGYEGFVFIGKDMGVILKSAFEQNPFLAVVASLLVLVFLPLSTYLFLKFNPYKHEPESWKRDSILSFVVLVLVVFAIRGGIQETPLRASNAIVSGHSFVNNIALNGVFTSIMDLKSQSIPNYLKLETKESVRIVRKEISYDGAEFVGKKYPLLRKQKQTNNGKPPNIVLILLENWTGKFIDPISDGKVFGKELTPNFNKLLRKGRFYTRFFASGGRTTNGMMSILTGLPDRPGLTVVRTHQVLGNFSGIGNIFKGLGYDTFFVTGGDLSFDNKATLMPHWGFDSVLGEKEIAKLNRFKIGAWGYDDADVLQVLHEKISESKKPFLGVSLTLSTHYPYRAPDPKFRIFKEDERDYEYLNVYHYADWALRDFMDRAEKSQYFDNTIFIFVADHTHHRYLDYYEDRNIPFLIYSPGKILPAIDDRDASQLDVIPTILSLVGKEAYFSAMGRNLLAPKKTESAYFAYGNLIGWIESDLFYIHFVDGNRNLKYSAKGPREEVNLCDTEARICDSHFNKARAFLNLSHELMNQNLVFPTKEELERKEY; encoded by the coding sequence ATGAAACGTTTACCAAGCAATCTTAAATTGATCGGCGGATACGCCATCTACTTTGTTCTCATTCTTATTCTTTATAAATCAGCTTTCCTTTGGGTGTATTCCTATCGATTAGAAGGGGCAGAAACCAAGGATGTTTTGTGGGCAATCTTGGTAGGGCTTAGGTTCGATATCTCGGTAATTGGAATGATCTTAGGGCCATTCGCTTTTCTTTCCTGTCTTCCTTATATAAATCGATTTAAGTTTTTCAATTTTTTTTGGGGATACTTTCCAATCCTAATCAGCGTTTGGATGCTTTCTCATTTGATCGCTGATATAGTCTATTTCGAGAACGCGAATAAACATATAGGCTACGAAGGTTTTGTATTCATTGGAAAGGATATGGGTGTGATCTTAAAATCCGCCTTTGAACAAAATCCATTCTTAGCTGTGGTGGCTTCTCTTTTAGTTTTAGTCTTCTTACCCTTGTCCACATATCTTTTCTTAAAATTTAATCCATATAAACATGAACCTGAGTCTTGGAAAAGGGACTCTATTCTCTCGTTCGTTGTGTTAGTACTGGTTGTTTTTGCAATCCGAGGAGGAATTCAAGAAACTCCTTTGAGAGCAAGTAATGCAATTGTTTCCGGACATTCTTTTGTGAACAATATTGCATTGAATGGTGTATTCACTTCCATTATGGATTTGAAAAGCCAATCCATTCCGAACTATTTAAAATTAGAAACTAAAGAATCAGTTCGTATCGTTAGAAAAGAGATTTCTTATGATGGTGCTGAATTTGTCGGAAAAAAATATCCTTTATTAAGAAAACAGAAACAAACGAATAATGGAAAACCTCCGAACATAGTTTTAATTCTACTCGAAAACTGGACTGGAAAATTTATAGATCCGATCAGTGATGGGAAAGTTTTCGGAAAAGAACTCACCCCTAATTTTAATAAACTTTTAAGAAAGGGCAGATTTTATACCAGGTTTTTTGCCTCAGGGGGAAGAACAACTAATGGTATGATGTCTATCTTGACTGGATTGCCAGATCGTCCCGGATTAACCGTCGTCAGAACTCACCAAGTATTAGGAAATTTTTCTGGCATAGGAAATATCTTCAAAGGTTTAGGATACGATACATTCTTCGTAACGGGTGGAGATTTAAGTTTTGATAATAAAGCTACTTTAATGCCTCATTGGGGATTCGATTCTGTTTTGGGCGAAAAAGAGATCGCTAAGTTGAATAGATTTAAGATCGGAGCCTGGGGTTATGATGACGCAGATGTACTTCAGGTACTTCACGAAAAAATTTCAGAATCTAAAAAACCTTTCTTAGGAGTTTCTCTTACATTATCCACACATTATCCCTATCGCGCTCCAGATCCTAAGTTCCGGATCTTTAAAGAAGATGAAAGAGACTATGAATATTTAAATGTGTATCATTATGCGGATTGGGCTCTGCGAGATTTTATGGATCGAGCGGAAAAATCTCAATACTTCGACAATACGATCTTTATATTTGTGGCAGATCATACTCACCATCGCTATTTAGATTATTATGAAGATAGGAATATTCCATTTTTAATATATTCCCCGGGAAAAATATTACCTGCGATAGATGATAGAGATGCTTCTCAGTTGGATGTGATCCCTACTATTTTGAGCCTTGTTGGTAAAGAGGCTTATTTCTCCGCAATGGGAAGAAATCTACTCGCTCCTAAAAAGACTGAGTCTGCGTACTTCGCTTACGGAAATTTGATCGGTTGGATCGAGTCCGATCTATTCTATATCCATTTCGTGGATGGAAATCGTAACTTAAAATATTCTGCAAAAGGTCCAAGAGAAGAAGTTAATCTTTGTGATACGGAAGCCCGGATCTGTGATTCTCATTTTAATAAGGCGAGAGCGTTCTTGAATCTTAGCCATGAATTGATGAATCAGAATTTAGTGTTTCCAACTAAAGAAGAATTGGAAAGAAAAGAGTATTAA
- a CDS encoding AsmA family protein, with protein sequence MRSWDVVNRYLEENKIRYISALGFFVLLFVLIVYIPFVQRKDVYKEFILDRLRSSTDLDIKVADSDLYLLPFPGIELNQIEIRKDNILIAVSDKVDIDISWFGLIKRMIEIRDISISGGSLHLERRKDGSFDIVEYLNGKKKEIEQKSNVKELLDDVNSRIGFSTEDFFAVSLKNIEIDNFTLVYNEQSHDKKYIVYFKKSQISVSFYGKDVDLLFQGSIDDQPIDLEMTGGLQNFPVNWEKLQFSAVLKTEELSLSLLREIFNIFPSGDFSKTKLSGRTEVIKEEGTIFKFKVRNQIKDLAYKGGLPFGNIRLNVDFDLDLINKKVAFPFIEAVWEGVAKATAKGSVNWKNRSLGQFDIKADYGDYHNLLKLGKLFQVREDLFDPNSPPGIFYFTGELNNIFAFKHRFAHIKMEAKYVDPLLSIPNFHAYIYNGEILGKAKIYPDIPKIEVEGDAHRLQVDKVLLPYLSEKIMEGELSSWFSFETQIRNHSRDSVTELFANMKGIGNITIKNGELVGYANFMVPVLNTVGKIIAFKGVDGRELKFETLRSDVKISGNEMYFPNMKLEIENSGMDVDGKGTVGFDQKIDMRLHLRLGGKYIGKGLQIPIIYAGTFGKSIPYVDPIWLGSVYTGMTLLGPYLIPLGGPYAGGVAGSVIGEYVRDLWDGVTGLFGGSSSEPDKKQKEK encoded by the coding sequence ATGCGCTCATGGGATGTAGTCAATCGGTATCTAGAAGAGAATAAGATCCGCTATATCTCAGCTCTCGGCTTTTTTGTATTATTATTCGTATTGATTGTCTACATTCCTTTCGTTCAAAGAAAGGATGTATATAAAGAGTTCATACTAGACCGCCTCAGAAGTTCAACGGACTTGGATATCAAGGTCGCAGATTCTGATCTGTATCTTCTTCCTTTTCCTGGGATCGAATTAAATCAAATTGAGATCCGAAAAGATAATATTCTAATCGCAGTCAGCGACAAAGTAGATATCGATATTTCTTGGTTCGGCCTAATCAAAAGAATGATAGAGATCCGAGATATTTCTATCAGTGGTGGATCCCTTCATTTAGAAAGAAGAAAAGATGGATCTTTTGATATAGTAGAATATCTGAACGGAAAGAAGAAGGAAATAGAACAGAAGAGTAACGTAAAAGAACTTCTGGATGATGTAAATTCTAGGATCGGATTTTCTACTGAGGATTTTTTCGCAGTCAGCTTGAAAAATATTGAAATAGATAATTTCACATTAGTATATAACGAACAAAGTCACGATAAAAAATACATAGTATATTTCAAAAAGTCTCAGATCTCCGTTTCCTTTTACGGAAAGGATGTAGATCTTTTATTCCAAGGAAGTATAGACGATCAACCTATTGATCTGGAGATGACAGGCGGCCTGCAAAACTTCCCAGTGAATTGGGAAAAATTGCAATTTAGCGCGGTTCTAAAAACAGAAGAACTTTCTCTATCATTACTTAGAGAAATATTCAATATTTTTCCTTCAGGAGACTTCTCCAAAACAAAACTATCCGGAAGAACGGAAGTAATAAAAGAAGAAGGTACTATTTTTAAATTTAAGGTCCGAAATCAAATTAAGGATCTTGCATATAAAGGAGGACTACCTTTCGGCAATATCAGATTGAACGTGGATTTTGATCTGGACCTTATCAATAAAAAAGTAGCCTTTCCTTTTATTGAAGCGGTTTGGGAAGGAGTAGCAAAAGCCACAGCAAAAGGAAGTGTGAACTGGAAAAATAGAAGTTTAGGCCAGTTCGATATCAAAGCAGATTATGGAGATTATCATAATCTTTTAAAACTAGGAAAATTATTCCAAGTAAGAGAAGATCTTTTCGATCCAAATTCTCCTCCAGGTATCTTCTATTTTACAGGAGAATTGAATAATATTTTCGCGTTCAAACATAGATTTGCTCATATAAAAATGGAAGCAAAGTATGTGGATCCACTTCTTTCTATTCCAAACTTCCACGCATATATCTATAATGGAGAAATATTAGGAAAAGCTAAAATATATCCTGATATTCCCAAAATAGAAGTAGAGGGAGATGCTCATAGGCTTCAAGTGGATAAAGTCCTTCTTCCTTATTTATCAGAAAAAATCATGGAAGGTGAACTTTCCAGTTGGTTCTCCTTTGAAACACAGATCAGAAATCATTCCAGAGATTCTGTGACCGAACTTTTCGCAAACATGAAAGGGATCGGGAATATCACCATTAAAAATGGAGAGCTAGTAGGTTACGCAAACTTCATGGTCCCAGTTTTGAATACCGTCGGTAAAATTATCGCATTCAAAGGTGTAGATGGTAGAGAATTAAAATTTGAAACTCTTAGATCTGATGTAAAAATTTCAGGCAACGAGATGTATTTTCCCAACATGAAACTGGAAATCGAAAACAGCGGAATGGATGTGGATGGAAAAGGTACTGTAGGTTTTGACCAAAAGATAGATATGAGATTACATCTCCGTCTAGGCGGAAAGTACATCGGCAAAGGTTTACAGATCCCAATTATCTACGCAGGGACTTTCGGAAAAAGTATACCTTATGTAGATCCAATCTGGCTTGGAAGTGTGTATACTGGTATGACCTTATTAGGCCCTTATTTGATTCCTCTCGGTGGACCTTATGCAGGCGGTGTTGCGGGGTCCGTAATCGGAGAATATGTCAGAGATCTTTGGGATGGTGTTACCGGTTTATTTGGCGGTAGCAGCTCAGAACCTGATAAAAAACAAAAAGAGAAATAA
- a CDS encoding ABC transporter ATP-binding protein produces MKLLEIKDLNVSYGKEGFFGGRKSVIKAVENVNLEMEEGETFSLVGESGCGKSTLGRAILRLLKSDSGSIFFKGKEILDLKEKEFLPLRKQIQIVFQDPYSSLNPRRNIKDILTEGLFIHENYTDEQAEKEASDILEKVGLSPEILNRYPHEFSGGQRQRIAIARALILKPEFILFDEAVSALDVSNQAQVLLLLQKLKADFGLSYLFISHDLGIVKSISDKIAVMYLGKIVEIGTKSQIAEKPSHPYTKALFGAIFEVENRKVRKTPLQGEVPSILKKPKGCHFHTRCPIAKEICSETTPEWKDLGEGHKSYCHFPDGK; encoded by the coding sequence ATGAAACTTTTAGAGATCAAAGATCTGAACGTAAGTTACGGAAAAGAAGGTTTCTTTGGTGGAAGAAAATCAGTAATCAAAGCCGTTGAAAATGTAAACTTAGAAATGGAAGAAGGGGAAACCTTCAGCCTTGTAGGAGAATCCGGCTGCGGAAAATCAACATTAGGCCGAGCAATACTCAGACTTTTAAAATCAGATTCAGGCTCCATATTCTTTAAAGGAAAAGAGATCTTAGATCTAAAAGAAAAAGAATTTTTACCTCTTAGAAAACAAATCCAAATCGTATTCCAAGATCCTTATTCTTCTTTAAACCCAAGAAGAAATATTAAAGATATTTTAACGGAAGGATTGTTTATCCATGAAAATTATACAGATGAGCAAGCAGAGAAGGAAGCATCAGACATTCTGGAAAAAGTAGGGCTATCTCCAGAAATCCTGAACAGATATCCTCACGAATTTTCCGGAGGACAAAGACAAAGGATCGCAATCGCAAGAGCTTTAATCCTAAAACCTGAATTTATACTTTTTGATGAAGCAGTTTCCGCTTTGGATGTATCCAACCAAGCCCAGGTACTTCTTTTATTACAAAAGCTGAAAGCAGATTTCGGACTTTCTTATTTATTCATCTCTCACGACCTAGGTATTGTAAAATCTATCTCTGACAAGATCGCAGTCATGTATTTAGGAAAGATCGTAGAGATCGGTACTAAGTCACAGATCGCAGAGAAACCTTCTCATCCTTATACAAAAGCATTATTTGGAGCTATATTCGAAGTAGAAAATCGTAAGGTCCGAAAAACTCCTCTGCAAGGAGAAGTTCCGAGTATATTAAAAAAACCGAAAGGTTGTCATTTCCATACTCGTTGCCCTATCGCTAAAGAGATCTGTTCCGAAACAACTCCAGAATGGAAGGATCTTGGCGAGGGCCATAAGTCCTATTGTCATTTTCCGGACGGAAAGTAA
- a CDS encoding ABC transporter ATP-binding protein has translation MNSEAILQVSNLNLELSKEGRFVPLLEDINFEIRKGEVLALVGESGCGKSVCSAAITKLLPHESFRYSNGKVIFQGTDLLQTDSETLRKIRGKKISYVFQEPFSALNPLSKIKDQMTEGFIEHGLGTRKEAEDKAEYLLGAVGITDIKLRMNCYPHQLSGGILQRVGIGMALMCDPELLIADEPTSALDVTVQAQLVELLLRLKEKMNLSVLFISHDFGLVSHIADRICVLYAGRIAELGTVDQVLDEPNHPYTKDLLDSLPSHFSQTGVFKPIEGRLPSPGNYPKGCHYSDRCDFVFSHCNTVKPILKNTNGSGHLSACFLNEKKELAG, from the coding sequence ATGAATTCGGAAGCTATTCTCCAAGTATCTAACTTAAATCTAGAACTTTCCAAAGAAGGAAGGTTCGTACCATTATTAGAAGATATTAATTTCGAGATCCGCAAAGGAGAAGTTTTAGCACTCGTAGGTGAATCAGGTTGTGGGAAATCAGTATGTTCCGCTGCGATCACAAAATTACTTCCGCATGAATCTTTTAGATACTCGAATGGAAAGGTAATCTTCCAAGGAACGGACCTTCTTCAAACCGACTCAGAAACTTTAAGAAAGATCCGAGGAAAAAAAATCTCATACGTATTCCAGGAACCCTTCTCCGCTTTAAATCCTTTAAGCAAAATAAAAGACCAAATGACAGAAGGATTTATAGAACATGGGCTTGGAACTCGTAAAGAAGCAGAAGATAAGGCCGAATATCTTCTTGGAGCTGTAGGAATTACAGACATAAAGTTAAGGATGAATTGTTATCCTCATCAGTTGAGCGGCGGGATTTTGCAAAGGGTCGGGATCGGAATGGCATTGATGTGTGATCCTGAACTTTTGATCGCGGATGAGCCCACTTCTGCTTTGGATGTTACTGTCCAGGCCCAGTTGGTGGAACTCCTACTAAGGCTCAAAGAAAAGATGAACTTATCTGTATTATTCATCTCTCATGATTTTGGTTTAGTCAGCCATATAGCAGATCGTATCTGCGTATTATATGCAGGAAGAATTGCTGAGCTCGGAACAGTGGATCAAGTTTTGGATGAGCCCAATCATCCATACACAAAAGACCTTTTGGATTCTTTACCTTCTCATTTTTCACAAACTGGAGTTTTCAAACCTATAGAAGGTAGATTACCTTCTCCTGGAAATTATCCTAAAGGTTGCCATTATTCAGACAGATGTGATTTTGTATTCTCTCACTGTAACACCGTAAAACCTATATTAAAGAATACGAATGGATCCGGGCATCTATCCGCATGCTTCTTAAATGAGAAAAAGGAGCTTGCGGGATGA
- a CDS encoding ABC transporter permease subunit, whose protein sequence is MNSLAKRRFEKFRSNTKAWISLWILGTSYIISLFAPILANNQPWIVSYDDSWKFPIFFRYTDKDFGGSEYSPINYKKLKLRESFKEDDDNWILFPPVPYGYNEDNLETIDDDENPPSSPSLKHWLGTDDRGRDVFTRIFYAYRNSMSFGLILVIIEFLFGTIIGGIQGYYGKRTDIILQRIIEILSAIPFLYLILIMGSFFGRGFIVLGITYSALSWIGISMYMRGEFYRSKALTYVDAAKALGASSWSIMKNHILPNAITPLVTFLPFALIGSISILSALDFLGYGIPAPNPSWGEMISQGRDNLRAWWLIAFPSLSLAATILLSSFIGEGIRDSFDSKEKVTYE, encoded by the coding sequence ATGAACTCTCTAGCAAAAAGAAGATTCGAAAAATTCAGATCCAATACAAAAGCATGGATCTCTCTTTGGATTTTAGGGACTTCCTATATCATTTCCTTATTTGCACCAATACTTGCGAATAATCAACCTTGGATTGTTTCTTATGATGATTCTTGGAAATTCCCGATCTTCTTCCGTTATACCGATAAAGATTTCGGTGGATCTGAATATTCTCCTATAAATTATAAAAAACTAAAATTAAGAGAAAGTTTCAAAGAAGACGATGATAACTGGATCTTATTTCCCCCAGTTCCATACGGATATAACGAAGACAATTTAGAAACAATTGATGATGACGAAAATCCTCCTTCTTCTCCTAGCCTGAAACATTGGTTGGGAACTGATGATAGAGGAAGAGACGTGTTTACTCGGATCTTTTATGCGTATAGAAATTCTATGAGTTTCGGACTGATCTTAGTAATTATTGAATTTCTATTTGGAACAATTATAGGTGGGATCCAAGGATATTACGGAAAAAGAACTGATATCATACTACAAAGGATCATCGAAATTTTATCCGCTATCCCTTTCTTGTATTTGATACTCATCATGGGTTCCTTCTTCGGCCGAGGATTTATAGTACTCGGGATCACTTACTCAGCTTTGAGCTGGATAGGGATCAGCATGTACATGAGAGGAGAATTTTACAGATCCAAAGCTCTTACTTATGTGGATGCAGCTAAAGCATTAGGCGCTAGCTCTTGGAGCATCATGAAAAATCATATTCTCCCGAATGCGATCACTCCACTTGTGACCTTCTTACCCTTTGCACTTATCGGTTCGATCTCAATCTTAAGTGCTTTGGACTTTTTAGGTTACGGAATCCCGGCACCAAATCCTTCTTGGGGAGAAATGATCAGCCAAGGAAGAGATAATCTTAGAGCTTGGTGGTTGATCGCATTTCCTTCTTTGTCTTTGGCAGCGACCATTCTTCTTTCTTCTTTTATAGGGGAAGGGATACGTGATTCTTTTGATTCTAAGGAGAAGGTAACGTACGAATGA